The DNA window ggtgaataCAGTGACACCACGGAGATGTTCTAGGGCCGCTGGGACGAGGGGAAGAGGATACCGGAATTTCTGAGTTATCTTATTCAGGGCTCTATAATCTATGCATGGCCGTAAACCTCCATctttcttggccacgaagaagaaactggatgcagcaggggaggtagatggGTCTCCTTGGGAAAGGATAGGGGATATATCCATCCCTTTggcactggttcacccggcaGCAGATCTATTGCACAGTCCCAcggccggtgtggaggcagctcGGAGGCCCACTTAGGGCAGAAGACATCACTGAAGGGGGCGTAGCACTGGGAACTGGAGATGGACTGGTTCTCGACAGGGCTTTCAATGGAGGTGGAGTAAACAGGTAGCAGTTCCATCGAAACtatgcacggtatactgtccatgtccagaaaggtttgtgatatccggttcgcgaacgaatcttCGAtctaaccagatctttttgaacgagttgaccaaattgaactgaatcgttttaaacggttcatatctccaatatgcattaattcatttaattttaatttaatctattcgtaaacattgACACGTGTGTTGAGGTTTGTTGAGGAAGCAGGCATCGGGGTGAAGGATAACaggttaaataattattgtagaaatgtGTATagagcatttaaataatttataaaactctttaaaataaaaataacatgtatttaaaaaagttaatatgaattttactggtaatttagatttatataattatttcacaAATGTTTATTGATCATTAAaacctgttaacctgcacccAGACATGGGCATCTTTAACTCCCCAAGTTCGCACGTGTCAATATTTACGAAtggattaaatgaaacgggacaaatttaatcttgacaaactatatatcattataaagatctaagcctctagcatcgacgacagatcgctgtttttcaatggaaagcttataaagaatgtatttgctactgtacatttgtgtaagcagatatagaaaagtgttaccaaagttttatatattgtgttgtttgtgtgtctctTGATGGTTTGGATTAACCCTTTTATTGCTGTCTCCCTTAAATCCAGTTTAAGCAGGTGTGCCCAATCCTGTTCCTGgcaatcgactgtcctgcaaagatCAGCTCCAACTCTAATCAATCAAACCTACCTTTCATTTTCAAGTGATCCGGAAGACCTCAATTAGTTCGGAACAAATAGGAGAACGATGAttttaattcagcatcttatttttacttgatttgcttcaaacttcatcagaattaTGTCAAAACACTGCTGATACAAAACTATTGAGATGATATTAATATCTATAATATTGTTTCATGGCAATTTGTCAAACTTGAACATTCTTTTCTGGTGATTTTGAAGCAAATAACATGCTCAGAAAttcatgaaactcaaaacacacatcagtattaatgatagatagacactggcaaaagcttAGTCAAAAGCTTtgtcaacatgatgccaatatactgaagatgtcaAATTCCAAATGGGTTTGGGATACCTTGAAAGTGTGGCCacagcgatttattaaagtaacataaaaaatacatcatTTATGTATCTTTTCAATTCTttattctaactcttcataattttttacataTGTAGAAGTAATCAATCTTAGGAAACACAGTCAGTTTCATAACTTTATCATGCTCAGGGGCCAACAGAAAATTTAAACTAGCACAAAATTAGTGAAAAGTTGAGGACTGTAATGCCAAGGATGACCACCTGATAGAGACATAAGATTACTAATTCTCTCTGTATCAACGAATGAAAAATAATGCATAGAAATGCACTGTACTatcagtattattttaaataattattgtagatgtgtttatatagcatttaaacatttataaaaaatctttaaaaggaaaatatgtattttatgttaatatgaatTTCACTGGTAATATAATTATTTCACAAATGTTTATTgatcattaaaatgatttttaaaaatggttatagatcatgaaaagtgttgGCAACAATTTTTAATAAGATCTTTTTAGTTACATTAGTTAAGGCTTTActtacgtaacctgagacagttagcgcctgacatcttggcaaatttaaaagtgctggctaatgctaaacgtaaatacagtaagattgttattcatgctggcgctaatgatgttcgacttcgccagtcggagatcactaaaaataacattaaagaggtgtgtgaacttgcaagcacgatgtcagacactgtaatatgatgtggtcccctccctgcttaccgtggtgacgagatgcatagcagattgtcatcactcaatggctggatgtctaagtggtgcccacagaataacataggtttcatagacaattggacaagcttttggggcagacctgacctgttgaaaagagatggtcttaatccctcctggggtggtgccactcttctctctagaaatatggcaaatagtcttagtgtttatacttgactaactggggcccaggtcaggaagcagtcagactggctaaaccgaccgtctgctagctgcctcacgtcacagaggtcagctaattctcagcacatagagactctttcacctagatatcacactatagagactttGTCTGTTcaacgaactagaaaatacaaaaaacgtccaaaccaagttaagatgaacaatttaattgaggttcaacaaataaaaaacagatgcaatatggataaacaaatgataaagcttggcttattgaatatcagatccctttctacgaaaacactttttgtaaataatatgatcactgatcataatctagatgtgctctgtttgacagaaacctggctaaaacctgatgattacattattttaaatgagtccacccgccaagattactgttataaacatgagtcgcgtctaaaaggcaaagggggaggttgttgcttcaatttataacaacgttttcaggatttctcagagggcaggcttcaagtataacttgtttgaagtaatggtgcttcatataacattatccagagaaacaaatgttaatgataaatcccctgttatgtttgtatgggctactgtatacaggccactaGGGCaccagactttattaaagagtttggtgattttacatctgagttagttctggctgcagataaagttttaatagttggtgcttttaatatccatgttgataatgaaaaagatgcattggtaTCAGCATTTAtaaacattctgaactctattggggttagacaacatgtttcaggacctactcattgtcaaaatcatactctagatttaatactgtcacatggaattgatgttgatagtgttgaaattatgcagccaagtgatgatatctcagatcattatttagttttgtgcaaacttcatatagccaatattgtaaattctacttcttgttacaagttgTTACACCCCTGGACtcttttagtgtgtttttgcccctgtgacccagtttctgtctcccttgtttggtttgattagttcccaggtgtgtctttTTTATTCCCCATGTGTTGCATGTCCCTGTTAATTGAgtcattccatccacctgtgttgcCCCTATTATCTCATGCatttaagccttgtcctttcagttcagttttgtcaGGTCTACTTACCACTTACCTGTGTCTTCCTCTGTGTTCCATGTTTGGATAACgcctgtgttggatataataaagccttatttcgtttattctccggctccgtgttccttccggcagcgtaaactgTAACAGAAGATCCGACctaaaaaagtttaaaactgcgtgtttttccctccgttttgttttccgttttttcacagtcttttctttccGTAGAGTGCCGATGGATCCCCTCTATATCCCCgaattcctcctcctcctgctggagcaggaaggacgttttcttgaggaccataccagacagtttcttctgCTAGCGAATGCCACCCGCTACCCGGACTACGAGCTCTGCACCTTCTATAACACCAGCCtaaactccaagtgcagagcgttttcgcccgaagatggtcctcgggaggaattcgccgcattcgtggagtggactctggcgagaaatgggtcacctctcaccgtctgccccatggAGGATCTCGCCAGTTCCACTCtggacccagagaccagccagccaccatcaggccgcacggagccagagcccaccacagccgcagagcccgagccattcacGGACAGTAAGCATGACATCGAGAGCGTGACTGACCAGGTgggtgagccggcaacaccgtgcgtCATGGGAGTcttagtggagatcgagggcatggaggaaagccctgcccacacttccgcgactgagggtgagctgtatccAGTCTCGGGTAATATGGAGCAACTtatggatctgatggactggtctatggaggtaatccctaattttcctgtttctccgctggttccgtccagccctgattcccctgtataccctctcagtctccagtcatttcctctgctccatttccgctggttccgtccagctatgaattttctgtttctccgctggttccgcccagccctgagttttctgtttctccgctggttccgcccagcctggaattttctgtttctccgctggttccgcccagccctgagtttcctgtgtctccgctggttccgcccagctctgaatcttctgtgtcgtcgctggttccgcccacctctcaatcttctgtgtctccgctggttccgcccagctctgaatttcctgtgtctccacttgttccacccagctctgaattttctgtctccgctggttccgcccagctctgaagtttctgtgtctcctgtattccctcccagcatccctctcccacctcctcctaaACCTGccagtccctctgctccactgccgctggttccatccagccctgatcctcctttctttcctcccatccttcctctctctcctcctcctataCCAGcgagttcctcgtcatccctgctggtgccagtcagtcccgcagctaaccctcagtccgcgccatcttGGTGCGATGGTTCgccactggactgccagtctccagctctgccttggcgcgttaaagccctgtctccgcctcaagcctccgagccctggtctcctcctcggtccttcgacccagcggctccgccttggctcttagctccctcatctccaccgtggcctggcatcccacctgctccaccgggctccctcgtccctccggctccaccttggtcagtcgtcgaccatccacGGCCTCAGGACTCCATTCCTCTGGTTTCACCTCGTCACTTCATCCCTcaggctctgtcaggctcctccttccctctggctccacctccatcctcagtcactccggctccacagcggtcttccaggaccccgcctcgccttggtcgcctgagccttctgctccacctaggccctcctgatcctcgacgtcaccctggctctgcggctgtgctgctccatcttgggctcctcacccaccggtgcagtcacCGCCTgttggccccctggtgtcgtcggccccttcttcaccatggctcctcccgccatcGACCTAAccatggatctccgtcctggctggtctctggtggaccatctggctcctcctgctcctgtctcctccctggctcctccctccgtcgtctcttccctggctccttcctccgtggtccctgtctgctggccccctcctgggagtctgtcctccaccggaacctcctctcAAGTTCCCAACCGGGCCTCACtctgtttctacggtgcgaggacgcacctaccgggaggggggagtaatgTTACACCCCTGGACtcttttagtgtgtttttgcccctgtgacccagttttcTGTCTCCCGtatgtttggtttgattagttcccaggtgtgtctattttattccccatgtgttccatgtccctgttaattgagtcattccatccacctgtgttgcCCCTATTATCTCATGCATTTAAGCCTTGTCCTTTTAGTTCAGTTTTGTCGGATCTACTTACCACTTACATGTGTCTTCCTCTGTGTTCCATGTTTGGATAACgcctgtgttggatataataaagccttatttcgtttattctccggctccgtgttccttccggtaGCGTAAACTGTAccacaagtatggtagaaccatcacttctaccacaaaatactgctttttaagttatcttcctgatttatctaaattccttagcatatccaaaacctcagaacaacttgatgatgtaacagaaactatggactctcttttctagcactttaaatacagttgctcctttacgcttaaggaagattaaggaaaacagtttgacaccatggaaaataaaaataaccctaggtatttattcaacacagtggctaaattaacgaaaaattaaagcctcaacaagtgttgacatttcccaaacccacagcagtaatgactttatgaactactttacttctaaaatcgatactattagagataaaattgcaaccattcagccgtcagctacagtatcgcataagagagtgcactatagaccccctgaggaacagttccactcattctctactataggagaggaagaattgtataaatttgttaaatcatctaaaccaacaacatgtatgatGGACCCTaaaccatctaagctcctaaaagaggtgcttccagaagtcatagatcctcttctgactattattaattcctcattgtcattaggatatgtacccacaaccttcaaactggctgtttattaagcctctcatcaaaaaaccacaacttcaCCCCAAAGAAcaagttaattatagaccaatctcgaatctcccttttctgtccaagatactagaaaaggttgtATCCTCACAATTCTATTCCTTCTTagaaaaaaatggtatatgtgagaatttccagtcaggatttagactgtatcatagtactgagactgctctccttagagttataaatgacctgctcttatcatctgatcgtgggtgtatctctctattagtttaattggatcttagtgctgcgtttgacacaattgacaacgacattcttttgcatagacttgaacactttgttggcattaatggaagtgcattagcatggtttaaatcgtacttatatgaccgccatcagttcgtagcagtgaatgaagatgtatcatatcgatcacaagtgcagtacggagtacctcaaggctcagtactagggctgctactcttcacgctttatatgttacccttgagagatatcatcaggaaacatggtgttagctttcactgttatgctgatgatactcagctctatatttcttcgcggcctggtgaaacacaccaatttgaaaaactaattgaatgcatagtcgatataaaaaactggatgacgagtaatttcttactgctaaattctgaaaaaacagaggtgttaattataggacctaaaaactctgcttgtaataacctagaacactgtctaagacttgatggctgctctgacaattcttcgtcatcagttaggaacctaggtgtgctatttgatcgcaatctttccttagaaagccatgtttatagcatttgtaaaactggatTTTTCCATCtcgaaaatatatctaaattacggcctatgctctcaatgtcaaatgcagaaatgctaatccatgcatttatgacctcaaggttagattattgtaatgctttattgggtggttgttctgcacgcttagtaaacaaactacagctagtccaaaatgcagcagcaagagttcttactagaaccaggaagtatgaccatattagcccggtcctgtcaacactgcactggctccctatcaaacatcgtatagattttaaaatattgcttattacttattacttataaagccttgaatggtttagcacctcagtatttgaatgagctccatttacattatactcctctacgtccactgttttctcaaaactcaggcaatttgataatacctagagtatcaaaatcaactgcgggcggcagatccttttcctatttggcacctaaactctggaataacctacctaacattgttcgggaggcagacacactcttgcagtttaaatctagattaaagatcatctctttaacctggcttacacataacatactaatatgtttttaatatccaaatccgttaaaggagttttaggctgcattaattaggtaaaccagaaccggaaacacttcccataacaccatatgtacttgctacatcattagaaga is part of the Carassius gibelio isolate Cgi1373 ecotype wild population from Czech Republic chromosome B24, carGib1.2-hapl.c, whole genome shotgun sequence genome and encodes:
- the LOC128012862 gene encoding serine/arginine repetitive matrix protein 5-like; the protein is MGGKKGGSGLDGTSGSGAEGLAGLGGGGRGMLGGNTGDTETSELGGTSGDRKFRAGWNKWRHRKFRAGRNQRRHRRLRGGRNQRRHRRFRAGRNQRRHRKLRAGRNQRRNRKFQAGRNQRRNRKLRAGRNQRRNRKFIAGRNQRKWSRGNDWRLRGYTGESGLDGTSGETGKLGITSIDQSIRSISCSILPETGYSSPSVAEVWAGLSSMPSISTKTPMTHGVAGSPTWSVTLSMSCLLSVNGSGSAAVVGSGSVRPDGGWLVSGSRVELARSSMGQTVRGDPFLARVHSTNAANSSRGPSSGENALHLEFRLVL